One part of the uncultured Bacteroides sp. genome encodes these proteins:
- a CDS encoding NAD(P)H-binding protein, whose product MKTAIVIGGTGLVGAQLVDLLLNDQDFEKIKVFGRRSLNISNSKLEEHLINFSKPEDWRDLVKGDVLFSCIGTTVSKAESKEKQYEVDFTYQYNFAKIASMNRVGEYVLISSIGANSKSFFFYLRMKGELEQAIKKLSFKKIIIVRPAQLYGNRHEKRVGETMGLAISKALCKIGLFHEHRPIHARRVAEAMIESTRYYNSTTTISSSELFGLSKFYNRNKDIYYTRNSSSKLFSY is encoded by the coding sequence ATGAAAACAGCGATCGTTATTGGTGGAACTGGATTGGTGGGAGCTCAACTGGTTGATTTACTATTAAACGACCAGGATTTTGAAAAGATCAAGGTGTTTGGACGTAGATCTTTAAACATCTCTAATTCAAAACTCGAAGAGCATTTAATAAACTTCTCGAAACCTGAAGACTGGAGAGATCTGGTTAAAGGGGATGTGCTGTTTTCATGCATAGGAACTACAGTGTCAAAAGCAGAAAGTAAAGAAAAACAATATGAAGTAGACTTTACGTATCAATATAATTTCGCGAAAATCGCTTCAATGAACAGAGTTGGCGAATATGTTCTTATTTCATCTATCGGAGCCAATAGTAAATCCTTCTTTTTCTATCTTAGAATGAAAGGAGAATTAGAGCAGGCTATAAAAAAACTTTCTTTCAAAAAAATCATCATTGTAAGACCAGCTCAACTTTATGGAAACAGGCATGAAAAACGTGTGGGTGAAACAATGGGACTTGCGATAAGCAAAGCATTATGCAAAATAGGTTTATTCCATGAACATAGGCCTATTCATGCCAGAAGAGTTGCAGAAGCTATGATCGAATCTACTAGATATTACAATTCTACAACAACCATATCTTCATCGGAATTATTCGGTTTGTCTAAATTTTACAATAGAAATAAAGATATTTATTATACAAGAAACAGCTCCAGCAAATTATTTTCTTATTAA
- a CDS encoding DUF4301 family protein, which translates to MITNQDKELLAKKGISEIQIESQLLCFAKGFPYLKLDSAASIGKGILELDAETQKEYLSAWEKYITGDKTIVKFVPASGAASRMFKNLFEFLEANYNEPVTTFEKDFFAHIPYFAFYEDLNAVCLKNEKQDIPSLINSGNYKAVVANLLNETGLNYGSLPKGLLQFHKYIDGARTPMEEHLAEGAMYASGKSGKVNVHFTVSTEHRKLFEVLVEEKKEKYSKNFNVEYCVSFSEQKPSTDTVAADKDNKPFRNEDGSLLFRPGGHGALIENLNDLDADIVFIKNIDNVVPDKLKEDTILYKKLIAGVLVALQSQAFKYLELLDSGKYTAEQIREIIQFVQKKIFCKNPETKVLEDADLVLYLKNKLNRPMRVCGMVKNVGEPGGGPFLAYNSDGTVSLQILESSQIDMSDSKSKDMFEKGTHFNPVDLVCSVRDYKGHKFDLTNFVDPATGFISNKSKNGKDLKALELPGLWNGAMSDWSTVFVEVSLSTFNPVKTVNDLLRPQHQNS; encoded by the coding sequence ATGATTACAAATCAAGACAAAGAGCTACTCGCTAAAAAGGGTATTTCTGAAATTCAGATAGAAAGTCAACTTTTATGCTTCGCAAAAGGATTTCCTTACTTGAAGCTAGATTCAGCAGCATCTATAGGAAAAGGAATTCTAGAATTAGATGCAGAAACTCAAAAGGAATATCTTTCAGCATGGGAAAAGTACATAACAGGAGATAAAACCATTGTGAAATTTGTTCCTGCATCAGGAGCTGCAAGCAGAATGTTTAAGAATCTTTTTGAGTTTTTGGAAGCTAATTATAATGAGCCAGTTACAACATTTGAGAAGGATTTTTTTGCTCATATTCCTTATTTTGCTTTTTATGAAGATTTGAATGCTGTCTGCTTGAAAAATGAAAAGCAAGATATCCCATCGTTAATTAATTCCGGTAATTATAAAGCTGTTGTTGCAAATCTTCTTAACGAAACGGGATTAAACTACGGTTCTCTTCCAAAAGGCTTATTGCAATTTCATAAATACATAGATGGTGCAAGAACACCTATGGAAGAGCATTTGGCAGAAGGTGCAATGTATGCTTCTGGCAAATCAGGCAAGGTAAATGTACACTTTACTGTTTCAACAGAGCATCGTAAGCTTTTTGAAGTATTAGTTGAGGAGAAAAAAGAGAAATATTCAAAGAATTTCAATGTAGAATATTGTGTTTCGTTTTCAGAACAGAAACCAAGTACAGATACCGTTGCTGCAGACAAGGATAATAAGCCTTTCCGTAATGAAGATGGAAGTCTGCTGTTTCGTCCGGGAGGTCATGGTGCACTGATTGAAAATTTGAACGATTTAGATGCTGACATTGTGTTTATAAAGAATATAGATAATGTTGTTCCGGATAAACTAAAAGAAGATACGATACTTTATAAAAAACTTATTGCGGGCGTTTTGGTTGCGTTGCAATCTCAAGCATTTAAGTATCTAGAACTTTTAGATAGTGGCAAATATACAGCTGAACAAATTAGAGAAATAATACAGTTTGTACAGAAAAAAATATTCTGCAAAAATCCGGAGACAAAAGTTTTGGAAGATGCAGATCTTGTTCTTTATCTGAAAAACAAGCTAAACCGTCCGATGAGAGTTTGTGGTATGGTTAAAAACGTAGGAGAGCCAGGAGGCGGTCCTTTCCTTGCATATAACTCTGATGGAACTGTCTCTTTGCAAATATTGGAAAGTTCTCAGATTGATATGAGCGATTCTAAATCAAAAGATATGTTTGAGAAAGGAACTCATTTCAACCCTGTAGATTTAGTTTGTTCAGTTCGTGATTATAAAGGACATAAATTTGACCTTACTAATTTTGTAGATCCTGCAACTGGTTTTATTTCAAATAAATCAAAAAATGGAAAAGATCTGAAAGCTTTAGAATTGCCAGGATTATGGAATGGGGCTATGAGTGATTGGAGTACTGTTTTTGTAGAAGTGTCTCTTTCTACTTTTAATCCAGTGAAAACTGTAAATGATTTGCTTCGTCCTCAACATCAAAATAGTTAG
- a CDS encoding diacylglycerol kinase family protein: MENFSIKKRLKSFTYAWKGIGSFLFKEHNAWIHSSITFAVIICGIIFQINTFEWISVILCIGIVFAAEAFNTSIERLVNLVSPQENKIAGDVKDIAAGAVLICAITAGIVGLFIFLPHFIACFCNI; the protein is encoded by the coding sequence ATGGAGAATTTCAGCATAAAGAAAAGATTAAAAAGTTTCACCTATGCCTGGAAAGGCATAGGTAGCTTTCTTTTTAAAGAACATAATGCATGGATACATTCTTCTATAACCTTTGCTGTAATAATTTGCGGCATTATTTTTCAAATCAACACTTTTGAATGGATAAGTGTTATTCTTTGTATAGGTATTGTCTTTGCAGCAGAAGCATTTAATACTTCCATTGAGCGGTTGGTAAATTTAGTCTCTCCACAAGAAAACAAGATAGCAGGCGATGTAAAAGATATCGCCGCGGGTGCAGTTTTAATATGTGCTATTACAGCTGGCATAGTTGGACTTTTTATTTTTTTGCCCCATTTTATTGCTTGTTTTTGTAATATTTAG
- a CDS encoding RelA/SpoT family protein — translation MEDTSFFTDKEIADLRSLYRKLLYTAGDSISREDIQKLKKHLLEAIQANCMLRNSFEMNPIIRDMQTAIIVSEEIGMKGSCLVGIMLHEMVKSNFCTIESIREMYGEDVTVIIKGLVKTSELYAKSPAIESENFRNLLISFAEDMRVILIMIADRVNIMRQIKNSPNAEDRLKVANEAAYLYAPLAHKLGLYKLKSELEDLSLKYIRKETYYQIKDKLNETKASRDKYIQTFIEPIKKKLEDAGLTFDIKGRTKSIHSIWNKMMKQKTPFEGIYDLFAIRIIIESDFDREKVDCWQAYSIITDMYQPNPKRLRDWLSIPKSNGYESLHITVMGPEGKWVEVQIRTRRMDDIAERGLAAHWKYKGVKGESGLDEWLSSVREALENADDDSMKVMDRFKLDLYEDEVFVFTPKGDLFKLPKGATVLDFAFHIHSKLGCKCIGARVNGKNVQLRQTLSSGDQVEITTSNTQFPKQDWLNIVTTSKARNKIRQELKEIAGKQTEFAKETLQRKFKNRKLEYDEAVMMRLIKKSGFKTVTDFYLKIADETLDINDVLERYNEMLKKETESHEDVPYRSAETYNLQTVVDEKAAKDDVLVIDQNLKGLDFKLAKCCNPIYDDDVFGFVTVSGGIKIHRADCPNAPQMMERFGYRIVKARWAGKAVGKQYPITLRVIGHDDIGIVTNISSIISKEKDINLRSINVSSHDGLFSGTLSVTIDDTSRLDALIKKLQGVKGVKQISRN, via the coding sequence ATGGAAGATACCTCATTTTTCACAGATAAAGAGATAGCAGATCTACGCTCTTTATATAGAAAATTACTGTATACGGCAGGAGACAGCATAAGCCGGGAAGATATACAGAAATTAAAGAAGCACCTTTTGGAAGCTATTCAAGCCAATTGCATGCTACGAAACAGTTTTGAAATGAACCCTATAATAAGGGATATGCAGACAGCAATAATTGTTTCGGAAGAAATTGGAATGAAAGGATCATGCCTTGTAGGGATTATGCTCCATGAAATGGTAAAAAGTAATTTTTGCACTATTGAATCTATACGTGAAATGTATGGAGAAGATGTGACAGTTATTATAAAAGGTTTAGTTAAAACCAGCGAGCTTTATGCTAAAAGTCCAGCTATTGAATCAGAAAACTTTCGTAATCTTCTGATTTCATTTGCAGAAGACATGCGGGTTATACTAATTATGATAGCCGACAGGGTGAACATTATGCGTCAGATAAAAAATTCTCCTAATGCTGAAGACCGCCTTAAAGTAGCTAATGAAGCTGCATATCTATATGCTCCACTTGCTCATAAATTAGGACTTTACAAGTTAAAATCAGAATTAGAAGATCTTTCACTCAAATATATCCGTAAAGAGACTTATTATCAGATTAAAGACAAGCTTAATGAAACCAAAGCTTCTCGTGATAAATATATCCAGACGTTTATTGAGCCTATTAAAAAGAAACTTGAAGATGCCGGACTAACCTTTGATATTAAGGGACGAACAAAATCTATTCACTCCATCTGGAATAAGATGATGAAACAAAAAACTCCTTTTGAAGGAATTTATGATTTGTTTGCTATCCGTATTATTATAGAGTCGGATTTTGATCGTGAAAAAGTAGATTGCTGGCAAGCGTATTCCATCATTACGGATATGTATCAACCTAATCCAAAACGTTTGCGCGACTGGTTATCTATACCTAAAAGTAACGGATATGAATCACTTCATATAACAGTTATGGGCCCGGAAGGCAAATGGGTTGAAGTGCAGATAAGAACTCGCCGTATGGACGATATAGCTGAACGAGGACTAGCTGCCCACTGGAAGTATAAAGGAGTTAAAGGGGAAAGTGGACTAGACGAATGGCTTTCTTCTGTACGTGAGGCTTTAGAAAATGCCGATGACGACTCTATGAAAGTGATGGATCGGTTTAAACTTGACCTTTACGAAGACGAGGTTTTTGTCTTTACCCCAAAAGGAGATTTGTTTAAACTTCCTAAAGGAGCAACTGTACTTGATTTTGCATTTCACATCCATAGTAAACTAGGATGTAAATGTATTGGTGCCAGAGTTAATGGGAAAAATGTTCAATTGAGACAAACTCTCAGCAGTGGAGATCAAGTTGAAATAACAACATCTAATACACAATTTCCAAAGCAAGACTGGCTGAATATTGTAACAACCTCAAAGGCACGTAACAAAATTCGTCAGGAATTGAAGGAGATAGCAGGCAAACAAACTGAATTTGCAAAAGAGACTCTTCAAAGAAAGTTCAAGAATCGTAAGCTTGAATATGATGAAGCTGTAATGATGCGATTAATAAAAAAGTCTGGATTCAAAACCGTTACAGACTTTTATCTTAAGATAGCCGACGAAACTCTAGACATCAACGACGTTCTCGAAAGATATAACGAAATGTTGAAGAAGGAAACAGAAAGTCATGAAGATGTTCCTTACAGAAGCGCAGAAACATATAATCTTCAAACTGTTGTTGATGAGAAAGCTGCAAAAGATGATGTATTAGTTATTGACCAAAATCTGAAGGGACTGGATTTTAAACTTGCTAAATGTTGTAATCCAATCTATGATGATGATGTATTTGGATTTGTTACTGTATCCGGAGGTATTAAAATACACCGTGCAGATTGTCCGAATGCTCCTCAGATGATGGAACGTTTCGGTTATCGCATAGTTAAAGCTCGTTGGGCCGGAAAAGCAGTAGGTAAACAATATCCTATTACTCTTAGAGTTATTGGACACGATGATATTGGAATCGTAACTAATATTTCTTCTATAATTTCAAAAGAGAAGGATATTAATCTGAGATCCATAAATGTTAGTTCACACGATGGACTTTTCTCGGGAACACTTTCCGTTACTATTGACGATACTTCCCGCCTGGATGCCCTAATTAAAAAACTTCAGGGTGTAAAGGGCGTTAAGCAAATAAGTCGTAATTAA